The Enterobacter huaxiensis sequence TTCTGCCAGGTCAGTTTGTCCGTGATTTGATTCAGAATGCCGCCGTTGGGATAGAAGCCACCGGCAGGCGGATAGAGGTTTGTGTGCGCCTGTTGCTCCAGGTAAATCAGCGTGCCGCCCTTGACGGGTGACTCAGCAGCCCATGCGCTGGTCGTAGCCAGAATCAGCGCCGTCAGCAGCGGCAGGCGAAAGGAGGTTTGCATGGTGAATTCCTTTGTTATCTTCTTGTTAGCGTCGGGATCATCATCGGGCGCGTGGGAAAACAAGGGAACAAAGGAATTGAGATAAGGATTGCCGGAATCTGAAAATAAAAGCGCCCCGGAAACGGGGCGATATCAGGGAACTAGACGAATTTCGCCAGCGGGTCGGCGGCGGCAAAGGCGACCGCTTTGTCTGCTGCCGGCGGGTAGATTAGCTCGTTGGTGATGGCGATTTTTATCTTCTTCGCCTCGTCGCGTACGGATTTAACCTCCTGTTCCCAGCCCTCGGTGTAGACCGCACCCCAGGCACCTAAATCCAGGCAGGTAACGTAGTTCACCTGGCGATAAGGGTAGGGATCGATGTTCAGCAGGCTGGCGGCCGCATTATGTCCGGCAAATTTCCCGAGCTGGATCGCATGCTGGCAGGTCATCAGCGCCGTGTTACCTGCATCGTCGGTTTTGGCATGCGCCATATCGCCCGTGGCGTACACGTCCGGATGTGCAGGAACCTGCAGAGATTCGGTGACCTTTAACCGCCCCTGGCCGTCACGCTCGCCGTCAATCTGCTGGCTGAGCGTGTTTGCCTCAACGCCCGCCGTCCAGACGACGGTAGAGGCGGCAATACGTTCGCCATTTTTTAGCGTCACGCCGTTCGCATCAATGGCTTCCACTTCCGCGTTGAGACGCCATTCAACGCCCAGCTCGCGGCTTGCGTCTTCAATGGTTTGACGCAGGGCTTCGCTGTAGCGACCGCCGATAACCGCGCCGCGCTCAACTACGATAACTTTAGTCTGCGAATCATTGCCAAAGCGTGCGCGAAGGCGGGCAGGAAGCTCGGTTGCCAGCTCAATTCCGGTGAACCCTCCGCCGCACACCACCACGGTGTTACGCTCTGGCGAGGCGGGGCGCGTAGTCAGTGAATCAAGATGCTGCTCGAATACCTGCGCAGATTCAAGCTGGTCGATATCAAAGGCGTATTCGGCTAGCCCGGCAATGGCGGGACGCCTGGTCTGGCTGCCCGTCGCCAGCACTAAACGTTCGTAGGTGACGGTGGATTCGGTGCCATTCCGATCGCGCCACGTTACCGTTTTAGCATTTGCATCAATACGCTCTGCGCTTCCGGCAAGGAATTCTATACCCAGCTCTGCAAAGAGTTCGGTCAGCGGGGCGACAAGCGTAGAAACCTTTTCCTCATAGAAGCGCGGGCGGACGCGCAGCTCCGGGACGGGCGCCAGAACGGCGATCTTAAGACTGTGTTCTCCTTCTAATGCTGACAGGCGAGCCGCGCTGACCGCAGCCCACATACCGGAAAACCCGCTACCCACGATTAAAATCTGCTTCTTCATATTCGATCCTTTTGATCGTCAGGCCGTACGTCTGACATAACTGCAACTATACTTGTCGGAGTTAACTGCGACAACTTTTTTCTGAGTTAAAAATCGTTATAATGGCCCGAACAGCAATCTGGAGTTAACCATGGCGTTTTACAGTTCCGGTGTGGAATACGGCATTCACAGCCTGATGTGTATGGTGGATGCGAAAGGCAACGAGCGTGAGATGAGCGTCCGGGAAATGGCGGCCCTGCAGGGCGTGCCGTACGATTACCTCGGGAAAATCTTCACCCGTTTGTCACGCGCCGGGCTGGTGAGCAGTACGGAAGGCAAGGGCGGAGGTTTTAAGCTGGCGCGCCCGGCGGAGCTTATTTCCGTTCTGGATGTAGCGCAGGCCATCGACGGTGTGAGAAATACGTTTGAGTGTCGTGAGGTGCGGCAGAGGCTGGCGGTGTTTGATGAAACGCCACCCGCCTGGGTGTGTGACGGCCCGTGCGGGGTCCGTTCGGTGATGGACAGCGCGCAGCAGCGAATGGAAGAGGAGCTGGCGCGCCACACCATTCTCGATCTGGCGCGTAAGATGTACCGCAAAGCGCCGGACACGTTCCAGATTGAGGTTCAGGCGTGGATTTCTGACCGGCGTTCGTCGTAGCGGTAAGCCGGGGAAGGCGAAGCCTCCACCCGGCAACAGGCGATTACGAGCGTAAATCAATCACCATACGGCCACGGATCTGGCCCTGTTCCATCTCTTTGAAGATGGCGTTGATATCCTCCAGCGGACGCATTGTCACTTTTGGCACCACTTTGCCTTCAGCGGCAAACTGGAAGGCTTCTATCAGGTCCTGACGGGTGCCGACCAGTGAACCCACCACCTGAATGCCGTCCAGCACCAGACGAGGAATATCCAGGCTCATTGATTCTGGCGGCAGACCAACCGCGACCACGCGGCCACCGGCACGCACGGCATCCACCGCTGAGTTAAATGCGGCTTTAGCAACCGCGGTCACCACTGCGGCATGTGCGCCACCGGTTTTTTCCTGAATGATTTTTGCGGCATCTTCACTGCGGGAGTTAACGGTCAAATCCGCACCCATGCTGGCAGCCAGTTTCAGCTGCTCGTCGTTGACGTCAATGGCGATGACTTTGGCGTTAAAGACGTTTTTAGCGTATTGCAAAGCAAGGTTACCCAGCCCGCCCAGACCATAAATCGCAATCCACTGGCCCGGTTTGATGCCGGAGATTTTCACCGCTTTATAGGTGGTTACACCGGCGCAGGTAATGCTGCTGGCTTCCGCAGAACCCAGACCGTCCGGCACTTTTACCGCGTAGTCAGCAGTGACGATGCACTCTTCCGCCATCCCGCCGTCAACGGAATAACCGGCGTTTTTAACATCGCGGCAAAGCGTTTCATTACCGGAGTTACAGTATTCACAGTGGCCGCACCCTTCGAAGAACCACGCCACGCTGGCACGGTCGCCAACTTTCAGCG is a genomic window containing:
- a CDS encoding NAD(P)/FAD-dependent oxidoreductase yields the protein MKKQILIVGSGFSGMWAAVSAARLSALEGEHSLKIAVLAPVPELRVRPRFYEEKVSTLVAPLTELFAELGIEFLAGSAERIDANAKTVTWRDRNGTESTVTYERLVLATGSQTRRPAIAGLAEYAFDIDQLESAQVFEQHLDSLTTRPASPERNTVVVCGGGFTGIELATELPARLRARFGNDSQTKVIVVERGAVIGGRYSEALRQTIEDASRELGVEWRLNAEVEAIDANGVTLKNGERIAASTVVWTAGVEANTLSQQIDGERDGQGRLKVTESLQVPAHPDVYATGDMAHAKTDDAGNTALMTCQHAIQLGKFAGHNAAASLLNIDPYPYRQVNYVTCLDLGAWGAVYTEGWEQEVKSVRDEAKKIKIAITNELIYPPAADKAVAFAAADPLAKFV
- a CDS encoding RrF2 family transcriptional regulator encodes the protein MAFYSSGVEYGIHSLMCMVDAKGNEREMSVREMAALQGVPYDYLGKIFTRLSRAGLVSSTEGKGGGFKLARPAELISVLDVAQAIDGVRNTFECREVRQRLAVFDETPPAWVCDGPCGVRSVMDSAQQRMEEELARHTILDLARKMYRKAPDTFQIEVQAWISDRRSS
- the adhP gene encoding alcohol dehydrogenase AdhP: MKAAVVTQDHQVNVTEKTLRTLKHGEALLKMECCGVCHTDLHVKNGDFGDKTGVILGHEGIGIVKEIGPGVHSLKVGDRASVAWFFEGCGHCEYCNSGNETLCRDVKNAGYSVDGGMAEECIVTADYAVKVPDGLGSAEASSITCAGVTTYKAVKISGIKPGQWIAIYGLGGLGNLALQYAKNVFNAKVIAIDVNDEQLKLAASMGADLTVNSRSEDAAKIIQEKTGGAHAAVVTAVAKAAFNSAVDAVRAGGRVVAVGLPPESMSLDIPRLVLDGIQVVGSLVGTRQDLIEAFQFAAEGKVVPKVTMRPLEDINAIFKEMEQGQIRGRMVIDLRS